A single genomic interval of Lentimicrobium saccharophilum harbors:
- a CDS encoding arginine deiminase: protein MEKTAIEINSEIGTLEGVIIHSPGSEVENMTPNMVQRALYSDILNLTVAGKEYSQFRGVLEKYTTVYEVRNLLCRILENEKVKSGLVSRIADHERVDTLRDELLEMDAVTLTSALIEGVELRRDNLSRFLSKERFELEPLHNFFYTRDASISIGDQVFISKMASRVRDRESMIMEAIFDYHPAFSTQTVNPLSSRHLCKDFSFEGGDFLVAREDIVLVGTGSRTTPKAIDFLVDHYKAEGKTRHIIVQELPYEPESFIHLDMVFTFLDKDTCMIYEPLIMHSSRFLTIHITIDNGKVKIAEELNIPAALRGLGMDIRTINCGGADDVVMQEREQWHSGANFFALGPGKVMGYGRNIYTLEEMDKHGFAVLKAKDVIAGKADMHDYEKCVIAIEGAELSRGGGGCRCMTMPVRRAPVEW, encoded by the coding sequence ATGGAAAAGACAGCGATTGAGATCAATTCGGAAATCGGGACGCTGGAGGGGGTTATTATTCACTCTCCGGGGAGCGAAGTGGAAAATATGACGCCCAACATGGTTCAGCGGGCGCTCTACAGCGACATCCTGAACCTTACCGTGGCCGGAAAGGAATACAGCCAGTTCAGAGGCGTGCTTGAAAAATATACAACGGTTTATGAAGTGCGAAACCTCCTGTGCCGGATTCTGGAAAACGAAAAAGTGAAGTCGGGTCTGGTCAGCAGGATTGCTGATCATGAAAGGGTGGACACCCTGCGCGATGAACTGCTTGAAATGGATGCTGTTACCCTTACTTCTGCGCTGATTGAAGGAGTTGAACTCAGGCGCGACAACCTGTCCCGTTTTCTCAGCAAGGAGCGTTTTGAGCTGGAACCCCTGCACAATTTCTTTTATACACGCGATGCCTCCATTTCAATCGGTGATCAGGTTTTTATCAGCAAGATGGCCAGCCGTGTGCGCGACAGGGAATCGATGATCATGGAAGCCATTTTCGATTATCATCCCGCTTTCTCCACGCAAACGGTCAATCCCCTGTCGAGCAGGCACCTCTGCAAGGACTTCAGTTTCGAAGGCGGTGATTTTCTGGTTGCCCGTGAAGACATCGTACTGGTAGGTACCGGATCACGCACAACCCCCAAAGCCATTGATTTTTTGGTTGACCATTACAAGGCTGAAGGCAAGACAAGGCACATCATTGTGCAGGAGCTGCCTTACGAGCCGGAATCGTTTATCCATCTTGACATGGTGTTTACCTTTCTCGACAAGGATACCTGCATGATATATGAACCGCTCATCATGCATTCGAGCAGGTTTCTTACCATTCATATCACCATTGACAACGGCAAAGTAAAGATCGCTGAGGAGTTGAATATCCCCGCAGCCCTGCGCGGCCTGGGTATGGACATCAGGACCATTAACTGCGGCGGCGCTGATGATGTGGTCATGCAGGAGCGCGAACAATGGCACAGCGGGGCCAATTTCTTTGCCCTGGGTCCCGGCAAAGTAATGGGCTACGGCAGAAATATTTATACCCTTGAAGAGATGGACAAGCATGGTTTTGCTGTGCTCAAGGCGAAGGATGTGATCGCCGGAAAGGCTGACATGCATGATTACGAAAAATGTGTCATCGCCATCGAAGGTGCTGAATTGTCGCGGGGTGGCGGTGGTTGCCGCTGCATGACCATGCCGGTTCGCAGGGCGCCCGTGGAGTGGTAA
- a CDS encoding M16 family metallopeptidase, whose translation MKRLSKLLTMTILTGLMINGNISTEAQTGATGEFRVDFEKYRLDNGLEVVLHQDHSDPIVAVAILYHVGSSRERTGKTGFAHFFEHMLFQNSENVGKGEFFRKIDDLGGTFNGGTWNDGTVYYEVVPKDALEKILWMESDRMGFLINTVTRLALEREKDIVINEKRQRVDNQPYGHTGYVIDKNLYGDGHPYSWQVIGSMDDIRAATLDDVREFYDKFYGVNNATMVIAGDFDAAEVRQLIDKYFGEFKARTKPEPFRPMPARLTETVKFFHEDNFAKLPELNMIFPTVENYHPDAYALEILADLLADGKKAPLYKEVVEKRKLAPRLSVYNNPMELAGKFNITVRAFEGVNLNDVYDALIEGFRQFELNGFTESDLQRIKNLRETAFYNSISSLLGKSFQLSQANVFGGDPSRMMEEVRLLNAVTMSDVLRVYEKYVKDGKFLATSFVPRGKPELALAGSQRAEVVEEAIENTGSQAAGMEETEEDYPRTPTTFDRTVEPPLGPAPLLKTPDVYTLSMANGLKIYGIESTELPLVQFSIRIKGGQLLDSPDKPGVARLVAEMLMEGTCNRTPEELEEAIGQLGATINVNASAEFITITANCLVRNYDAVRELVEEILLEPRWDVAEFDRIKQATYGIIAQRNANPNAIAGNVFYKKLYGDAHVLGRPITGTVESVKNITLDDLKDYYNRNFTPSLASVHIAGDLKRDRALESLSHLGSAWADREVKLPLNTLPAKSGTPRLYFVDVPDAKQSVIMIGSLAMQRNDPEFFPATFVNYKLGDGSGSKLFGVLRLEKGYTYGAYSFFMPRVVNGPFVASSSVQSMYTLESVNLFREILGSYGKEYSAGDLEVTRNAMIRGNAGKFETINSLMGMLQEISTFDLPVDYVKQEEAVAGKITLDEAKSIYERYIQPEKMVYVVVGDARTQLDRLKEAGLGEPLLVDIEGNPVKL comes from the coding sequence ATGAAACGACTATCCAAACTTTTAACCATGACAATACTGACAGGCCTGATGATCAACGGAAACATAAGCACTGAAGCCCAGACAGGGGCCACCGGCGAATTTCGCGTTGATTTTGAGAAGTACAGGCTCGACAACGGCCTGGAAGTAGTTTTACACCAGGATCATAGTGATCCGATTGTGGCTGTAGCCATCCTGTATCACGTGGGATCCAGCCGCGAAAGGACCGGAAAGACCGGGTTTGCACATTTCTTTGAGCACATGCTTTTCCAGAATTCTGAAAATGTAGGGAAAGGCGAGTTCTTCCGTAAGATTGACGATCTGGGCGGAACCTTCAACGGCGGAACCTGGAACGACGGAACCGTTTATTACGAGGTGGTTCCAAAAGATGCCCTCGAAAAAATCCTGTGGATGGAAAGCGACCGTATGGGATTTCTGATCAACACGGTGACCCGGCTCGCCCTGGAACGTGAAAAGGATATTGTAATCAACGAGAAACGCCAGCGGGTTGATAACCAGCCATACGGACATACCGGTTATGTGATTGACAAAAACCTGTATGGCGATGGTCATCCCTATTCCTGGCAGGTGATCGGATCGATGGACGATATCAGGGCTGCCACCCTCGATGATGTCCGTGAGTTTTATGATAAATTCTATGGGGTAAACAACGCCACCATGGTGATTGCCGGAGACTTTGATGCTGCAGAGGTCAGGCAGTTGATAGACAAGTATTTTGGTGAGTTTAAAGCCCGCACAAAGCCGGAGCCATTCCGCCCTATGCCTGCCAGGCTTACTGAAACCGTGAAGTTTTTTCACGAGGACAACTTCGCCAAACTGCCGGAGCTTAACATGATTTTCCCAACGGTGGAAAATTATCATCCGGATGCCTATGCCCTGGAAATTCTCGCCGACCTTCTGGCGGACGGCAAGAAGGCCCCCTTGTATAAAGAGGTTGTTGAAAAGAGAAAACTGGCGCCAAGATTGTCAGTCTATAATAATCCGATGGAGCTTGCCGGCAAGTTCAATATCACCGTGAGGGCCTTTGAAGGGGTGAACCTGAACGACGTTTATGATGCCCTGATAGAAGGCTTCAGGCAATTCGAACTGAACGGTTTCACCGAAAGTGACCTTCAGCGCATCAAAAACCTGCGCGAAACGGCTTTCTACAACAGCATTTCGAGCCTGCTGGGAAAATCATTCCAGTTGTCGCAGGCCAACGTTTTCGGAGGTGATCCGTCACGTATGATGGAAGAAGTCAGATTACTGAACGCGGTGACCATGAGCGATGTGCTCCGGGTTTATGAGAAATATGTGAAAGATGGAAAGTTCCTTGCTACCAGCTTTGTCCCCAGGGGCAAGCCTGAACTCGCCCTCGCCGGTTCACAAAGGGCTGAAGTAGTTGAAGAAGCCATTGAAAACACCGGATCTCAGGCTGCCGGTATGGAAGAGACAGAGGAAGATTATCCGCGCACGCCAACCACTTTCGACCGTACGGTTGAACCCCCGCTCGGCCCGGCCCCGCTCTTGAAAACGCCTGATGTTTATACACTTTCAATGGCCAATGGCCTGAAAATTTATGGAATTGAAAGCACCGAGCTTCCGCTGGTACAATTCAGCATACGGATCAAGGGCGGGCAGTTGCTCGATAGTCCTGATAAACCCGGCGTTGCCAGGCTTGTTGCCGAAATGCTGATGGAAGGTACGTGCAACCGAACCCCCGAAGAACTTGAAGAGGCCATTGGTCAGCTGGGCGCTACCATCAACGTGAATGCATCGGCTGAATTTATTACGATAACGGCTAATTGCCTGGTGAGGAACTATGATGCTGTTCGCGAACTTGTTGAGGAAATCCTGCTGGAACCCCGCTGGGACGTGGCAGAATTCGATCGCATCAAACAGGCGACCTATGGTATTATTGCCCAGCGCAATGCCAATCCCAACGCAATTGCCGGAAATGTTTTCTATAAGAAGTTATATGGTGATGCCCATGTGCTTGGCCGTCCCATCACAGGAACGGTGGAGTCAGTGAAGAATATCACGCTTGACGACCTGAAGGATTATTATAACCGGAATTTCACCCCTTCACTCGCAAGTGTGCATATTGCCGGCGACCTGAAGCGCGACCGCGCCCTGGAATCCCTCAGCCACCTGGGTTCTGCATGGGCTGACCGGGAGGTAAAACTTCCCCTCAATACCCTTCCTGCGAAGTCAGGAACACCCAGACTCTATTTTGTGGATGTTCCGGATGCCAAACAATCGGTGATCATGATCGGGTCGCTTGCCATGCAACGCAATGATCCTGAATTTTTCCCCGCAACTTTTGTGAATTATAAACTTGGTGATGGGTCAGGTTCTAAGTTGTTTGGTGTACTCAGGCTCGAAAAAGGCTACACTTACGGAGCCTATTCATTCTTTATGCCCAGGGTGGTGAACGGCCCGTTTGTCGCCAGTTCCAGCGTGCAATCCATGTATACGCTTGAATCGGTGAACCTTTTCAGGGAAATACTTGGTTCGTATGGCAAAGAATACAGTGCAGGTGATCTTGAGGTTACCCGCAATGCCATGATCAGGGGCAATGCCGGCAAATTTGAAACCATCAACAGCCTGATGGGGATGCTACAGGAAATCAGCACCTTCGATCTTCCGGTCGATTATGTGAAGCAAGAAGAAGCCGTAGCCGGAAAGATCACCCTTGATGAGGCGAAGTCGATCTATGAGCGCTATATTCAGCCTGAAAAAATGGTTTATGTGGTGGTGGGCGATGCCCGCACCCAGCTGGACCGGTTGAAAGAAGCAGGTCTCGGCGAACCTTTGCTGGTTGACATCGAAGGCAACCCGGTGAAATTATAG
- a CDS encoding AAA family ATPase: protein MIIIGITGTLGAGKGTIVDYLIRERGFVHFSVRGFISREIEKRGMPVNRDSMVIVANELRAAHSPSYIVDCLFEEARLTGKNCVIESIRTPGEVLSLKAKGSFYLFAVDADPYTRYTRITTRNSETDRIDYETFRANEAREMTSEDPNHQNLYRCIKMADFVFSNDQTIADLEAQVAAVLDQICK, encoded by the coding sequence ATGATCATCATAGGCATAACGGGCACCCTGGGTGCAGGAAAGGGCACCATAGTGGATTACCTGATCAGGGAGCGGGGTTTTGTACATTTCTCGGTAAGGGGTTTTATCAGCCGTGAAATTGAAAAGCGGGGTATGCCCGTTAACCGCGATAGTATGGTGATTGTTGCCAATGAGTTGCGTGCCGCCCATTCTCCCAGTTATATTGTTGACTGTCTTTTTGAAGAAGCCAGGCTAACCGGTAAAAATTGTGTAATTGAAAGCATCCGTACCCCGGGTGAAGTGCTTTCACTCAAAGCAAAAGGCAGTTTTTATCTTTTTGCGGTGGATGCCGACCCTTATACCCGCTATACCCGTATTACCACCCGTAATTCGGAAACAGACCGGATCGACTATGAAACCTTCCGGGCCAACGAGGCACGAGAAATGACCTCTGAAGACCCCAATCATCAGAACCTTTACCGATGTATAAAAATGGCTGATTTTGTATTCAGCAATGATCAGACAATCGCCGATCTTGAAGCACAGGTAGCCGCGGTGCTGGATCAGATCTGCAAATAG
- a CDS encoding IS4 family transposase — MGTDCKQGIKVQDLLKLIPDDLLADLSSETNVDYQVKKLYGRNVFSLLLFGLIESDRLGLRSLEDFYNSTHYKVLFNIPNKNTTKYNSLSARLATMNVDFFRKAYEAIYEQCSQLYDENDLALNYKLSRVDSTMVCQTAAKLENGIHVGCKKDGKKQIKYTVCLTDMFPSSVEVFNQQCHISENLTIPKAIFRVIDKNKDNVFVFDRGVSDRQTFCKLDQEEYTFVTRLKSDARFIALEDFEISQDQKVRNLTILKDQRVYLYKSGTSVVEHSFRLVQAINDKGYPYFFLTNMFSIPAKDIITIYKSRWDIEVFFRFIKQELNFSHFISVNENGIKILLYMTLILSMLILIYKKINGLGYKTAKRRFMIEMWDIIAIIMIKHSGGDPSLVFR, encoded by the coding sequence ATGGGAACAGATTGTAAGCAGGGTATAAAAGTCCAAGACTTACTCAAGCTTATACCTGATGACTTGTTGGCTGATTTGAGTTCAGAAACCAACGTTGATTATCAGGTAAAAAAGCTTTATGGCAGGAATGTCTTTAGCCTTTTACTGTTTGGACTGATAGAAAGCGATCGTCTTGGTCTCAGGTCGCTAGAGGATTTTTATAACTCCACCCATTACAAGGTGCTGTTTAATATTCCAAATAAAAACACAACCAAATATAACTCTCTATCTGCTCGTCTTGCAACTATGAATGTTGACTTTTTTCGAAAGGCCTATGAAGCTATATACGAGCAATGTTCTCAACTCTACGATGAAAACGATCTGGCTTTGAATTACAAATTATCCAGAGTTGATTCAACAATGGTTTGTCAGACAGCTGCTAAACTGGAAAATGGGATCCATGTTGGCTGTAAGAAAGATGGTAAAAAGCAGATTAAATATACTGTTTGTCTGACCGATATGTTTCCTAGTAGTGTTGAGGTTTTTAATCAGCAATGCCATATCAGCGAAAACCTCACCATTCCTAAGGCGATATTCAGGGTGATTGACAAGAACAAAGACAATGTCTTTGTTTTTGATCGGGGAGTATCTGACCGACAAACTTTCTGTAAGTTGGACCAGGAAGAATACACTTTTGTTACAAGACTGAAATCAGATGCAAGATTTATTGCTCTGGAAGATTTTGAGATAAGTCAAGACCAAAAAGTAAGAAATCTTACAATCCTTAAAGATCAACGTGTTTACTTATATAAGAGTGGAACATCAGTAGTTGAGCATTCTTTTAGACTTGTACAGGCAATAAATGATAAGGGATATCCTTACTTCTTTCTTACCAATATGTTCTCTATCCCAGCCAAAGACATAATAACAATTTATAAATCAAGGTGGGATATTGAGGTCTTTTTCAGATTCATTAAGCAGGAATTGAACTTTTCCCACTTCATCAGTGTGAATGAAAACGGAATTAAGATCCTCTTGTACATGACCCTTATTCTCTCCATGCTGATTCTGATCTATAAAAAGATTAATGGATTGGGGTATAAAACAGCTAAAAGAAGGTTCATGATCGAAATGTGGGATATCATCGCCATAATTATGATCAAACATAGTGGAGGTGATCCAAGTCTCGTCTTCAGGTGA
- the hflX gene encoding GTPase HflX encodes MIEITHITETAVLVGLITFRQDEARVHETLDELEFLFETAGGTAVKRFIQKLEKPDTRTFVGSGKLDEIKAFITVENVGTVVFDDELSPSQLRNIEKELQCKVLDRTTLILDIFARRARTATARTQVELAQYQYLLPRLSRMWTHLEKQRGGIGMRGPGEKEIETDRRIIRDKIALLKEKLKDIDKQKITQRSGRERLVRVALIGYTNVGKSTLMNLLSKSDVFAENKLFATLDTTVRKVVIDNLPFLLTDTVGFIRKLPHGLVESFKSTLDELREADLLLHVVDISHPGFEDQIAVVNQTLSEIKAGDKPVMMVFNKVDAYTFVEKDETDLSPATRENITLDELKRTWIAKVNSPAQFISATKKLHLEEFKNALYKTVHDIHIVRYPYNRLLY; translated from the coding sequence ATGATCGAAATCACTCATATTACTGAAACAGCTGTACTTGTCGGATTGATTACCTTTCGACAGGATGAAGCGAGGGTGCATGAAACCCTTGACGAACTGGAATTTCTGTTTGAAACTGCGGGCGGAACGGCCGTGAAACGCTTTATCCAGAAGCTGGAGAAACCCGATACCCGCACTTTTGTAGGATCGGGAAAGCTGGATGAAATCAAAGCGTTTATTACGGTGGAAAATGTGGGAACCGTTGTTTTTGATGATGAATTGAGTCCGTCGCAGCTCAGAAACATCGAAAAAGAACTGCAGTGTAAGGTGCTTGACCGTACCACGCTGATTCTTGACATATTTGCCCGCCGGGCGCGCACCGCCACAGCCCGCACCCAGGTTGAGCTTGCCCAGTACCAGTACCTGCTGCCGCGCCTTTCACGGATGTGGACCCACCTCGAAAAGCAACGCGGAGGTATCGGCATGCGCGGCCCGGGTGAGAAGGAGATTGAAACCGACCGCCGGATTATCCGTGATAAAATCGCCCTGCTGAAGGAAAAACTGAAAGACATCGACAAGCAGAAAATCACCCAACGTTCGGGACGCGAAAGGCTGGTGAGGGTTGCCCTGATCGGCTATACCAACGTAGGTAAATCCACGCTGATGAACCTGTTGAGCAAGTCGGATGTGTTTGCCGAAAACAAGCTTTTCGCCACCCTCGACACCACGGTACGCAAAGTGGTGATCGACAACCTGCCATTCCTGCTGACCGACACCGTCGGATTTATTCGCAAACTCCCGCACGGGCTGGTAGAATCATTCAAATCAACCCTTGATGAATTGCGGGAGGCCGACCTGCTGCTGCATGTGGTGGATATCTCGCATCCGGGCTTTGAAGACCAGATAGCGGTGGTTAATCAGACCCTTTCAGAAATCAAAGCCGGCGACAAACCGGTGATGATGGTTTTTAACAAGGTGGATGCGTATACCTTTGTAGAAAAAGACGAAACCGACCTGAGCCCTGCAACCCGCGAAAATATTACCCTTGATGAACTCAAACGCACCTGGATCGCCAAAGTAAACAGCCCGGCCCAATTTATCTCCGCGACAAAAAAACTCCACCTCGAAGAATTTAAAAACGCGCTCTACAAAACCGTTCACGATATACATATAGTCAGGTATCCCTATAACAGGTTGTTGTATTGA